CGATGCTGCTCGCGCGCTCACACAGCGCATCGAGTTCGTCATCGCGGTCGGCGATGTCGTAACACGCTTCGGTGTCCGTGACGGCATAGGCCGTCATGGCTTGTTCGACCATCTCAAGCGTGAAATCACCGATGGCCTGAATATCGACCTCGGGATACATGTCGCTTTTTGCCTCAAGGGCATACTCCCCGAGATTGGTCGCCAGATCCGCGATACGTTCGAGATCAGTGATGATCTTGAACGAGGACGCGATAAATCGGAGATCACCGGCAACCGGCTGTTGAAGCGCGAACAGATCGATACAACTCCCTTCGAGTTCGAGGTACATTTCGTTGATCTCGTCGTCACCATCGATGACCTGCCATGCGAGGTCCTCGTCTTTCTGTTCGAGCGCATCTAACCCCTGACGGAGCGCCTCCGTGACGACCTCACTCATGTACAACACGTCTTCCTGAAGCTGATCGAGTTGCTCTTGATAGCCCTGGCGTGCCATTAGTGGGTTCACTTCATCGGGAAACATATACTCCCGGGATGCAGCTTACCTCACAAGATCGATATAGATATATTATACATATATAGCACTGTGTGTATTACATAGCTATCGGTGTTACTTCGTTTACCACGGCTATCCCCCGTGATTGGAATGAACGTGGACCATTGGATATTGCTTTTGATCCGAAAATAGTGGTGTCAATCCAGATACATCGGGGGTGATGTGGTAAGATACCGTTTCATGGGATCAAGTATATAGGAATGGTATGATTTATTGTTATTCGCCCATCACTGTCTGTATGGAGACGCGAAAGGTTCAGGTCACTGGCGGGTCGACGTACACGGTTTCACTTCCGAAATCGTGGGCTACGGACAACGAGATCGAGGCGGGGAGCGTGGTGGAGTTCTACCCGGAGGACGACTCGTTGTTGTTGACGCCTCAGGGGGACCAAGAGCGAACCGAGGGCCAACTCGACATCACGGATCTCGAAGAAACGGAGTTGATGCGGACGGTCGTGACGATGTACGTGAGTGGATTCGATATCATCACACTCACCTCCGCGCGTATCACGGCCGCACAACGGCGGGCGATCAGACAGGCTGCCCAGCGGCTGGTCGGACTGGAAGTGATCGGTGAGACGAGCGAGAAGGTCTCCTTACAGGATCTGCTCGACTCTTCGGAGCTGTCGGTCACGAACGCGATCACGCGGATGCGGTTAGTTTCTCTGAGTATGTTGTCGGATGCGGTGACGGCACTGGTCGAAAACGACGACGATCTAGCGACTGACGTCATCGAACGCGACGACGACGTCGATCGGCTCTGGTATATGGTGTCGCGGGTGTTTCGGTCGGTGCTCCGGAATCCC
The sequence above is drawn from the Halocatena salina genome and encodes:
- a CDS encoding phosphate signaling complex PhoU family protein encodes the protein METRKVQVTGGSTYTVSLPKSWATDNEIEAGSVVEFYPEDDSLLLTPQGDQERTEGQLDITDLEETELMRTVVTMYVSGFDIITLTSARITAAQRRAIRQAAQRLVGLEVIGETSEKVSLQDLLDSSELSVTNAITRMRLVSLSMLSDAVTALVENDDDLATDVIERDDDVDRLWYMVSRVFRSVLRNPNAATEVGLPRETCFDYHSSARQLERVGDHATKIAELTLELDDIPEDAATGMLDLRSEASSAIEMAMEALLEEDATAATELGNEARKHVQEIDSLARQADVIIRDLDPQPAQLLGLIVDSLSRSADYGGNIAETALQNAAPKP
- the phoU gene encoding phosphate signaling complex protein PhoU; its protein translation is MARQGYQEQLDQLQEDVLYMSEVVTEALRQGLDALEQKDEDLAWQVIDGDDEINEMYLELEGSCIDLFALQQPVAGDLRFIASSFKIITDLERIADLATNLGEYALEAKSDMYPEVDIQAIGDFTLEMVEQAMTAYAVTDTEACYDIADRDDELDALCERASSIVVRDLIETEFDGQNREEDVEELMQAVSRLLLTIRDLERVGDHAVNIAARTLYMAENSDELIY